The genomic stretch AAGGTATATACCTGTTGTATGGCGTAAGCTTCAGGTTTCTGAAATTTATAAAAGTACGTTTCCTCTTGTATGGGCTCCAAAACATTTCCTTGGGAATCCACGATTCTCTCATCGTGTTTATGCGCGGGAAAAGAACTCCAGTTTCCCGAAGGTGTGTACACTTCCCTGACCACGATTTTACTACAGCCAAATCCCGGAGGCACAAGGTCATTAAATTGACGGGTAGCATTATCGCCCCCAAAAATAACCACCGGGGCTTCCTCTGGGGCAACAAACTTGGCCGGATGATCTTCCTCGGCCAAACACCATCCATAAGCTATGTCGAGCACTTCACTGGTTGCGGTTAAGGTGAAAGTACTTCCCTTTGGCAAATAGAGTGTATGTGCCACCCCACTAAAAACATCCTTTCTACCATTTACAGTTTCCCATGATCCCTTATCACTATCCACTTTGAAGTTGCCGGCCAGAAGGACGATGACCATTTCATTGTCCCCGGTTCGATGTGTCCACTTTTCATCTTTTGACATCAATCGTGCCC from Flagellimonas oceani encodes the following:
- the iolB gene encoding 5-deoxy-glucuronate isomerase: MSKKSHLLVRPGKSKGEYHKVTPETANWNYLSFGARLMSKDEKWTHRTGDNEMVIVLLAGNFKVDSDKGSWETVNGRKDVFSGVAHTLYLPKGSTFTLTATSEVLDIAYGWCLAEEDHPAKFVAPEEAPVVIFGGDNATRQFNDLVPPGFGCSKIVVREVYTPSGNWSSFPAHKHDERIVDSQGNVLEPIQEETYFYKFQKPEAYAIQQVYTLDRSLDEIVRPHHNDVVLIPKGFHPVVAEHGFHCYYLNFLAGTDQCLANTTDPNHEWIYGSWKTKDERLPLVTAKMNKQQPNNG